The following are encoded together in the Cicer arietinum cultivar CDC Frontier isolate Library 1 chromosome 2, Cicar.CDCFrontier_v2.0, whole genome shotgun sequence genome:
- the LOC101512895 gene encoding ABSCISIC ACID-INSENSITIVE 5-like protein 2, whose product MGSQNGVVQESKTSPLSRSGSLYNLTLDEVQNQLGNLGKPLGSMNLDELLKSVWSVEAAEASDFDANNMQHNQLGSLNSQGSLTLSGDLSKKTVDEVWKDMQVKKRSVNRDRKVQERVPTLGEMTLEDFLVKAGVVGESFHNNKEGVDNSNGDSHSQQNVSQHGHWMQYHQLASVQQHDNHQNNMMGGFVTFQVAGNQVLDAALSPSSLIGTLSDTQTLGRKRVASGIVVEKTVERRQKRMIKNRESAARSRARRQAYTQELELKVSRLEEENERLRRQNEMEKEVLCVPPPEPKNQLRRTSSASF is encoded by the exons atgggGTCTCAAAATGGGGTAGTTCAAGAGTCAAAGACTTCACCTTTATCTAGGTCAGGATCTTTGTATAATCTAACCCTTGATGAAGTACAAAACCAGCTTGGAAATTTAGGGAAACCACTTGGAAGTATGAATCTTGATGAGCTTCTGAAGAGTGTTTGGAGTGTTGAAGCTGCTGAAGCTTCTGATTTTGATGCTAATAACATGCAACATAATCAACTTGGTTCTTTGAATTCACAAGGGAGTTTAACTTTATCTGGTGATCTTAGCAAGAAAACTGTTGATGAGGTGTGGAAAGATATGCAAGTAAAGAAGAGGAGTGTTAATAGGGATAGGAAAGTGCAGGAAAGAGTACCGACACTCGGAGAAATGACTTTGGAGGATTTCTTGGTGAAAGCTGGAGTTGTTGGTGAATCGtttcataataacaaagaagGTGTTGATAATTCAAATGGTGATTCTCATTCTCAGCAAAATGTTTCACAACATGGTCATTGGATGCAATATCACCAGCTTGCTTCAGTGCAGCAACATGATAATCATCAGAACAATATGATGGGGGGTTTTGTGACTTTTCAGGTTGCAGGGAATCAAGTTTTGGATGCAGCCTTGTCACCGTCTTCTTTAATTG GTACATTATCAGATACACAAACGCTAGGTCGAAAGAGGGTTGCTTCCGGTATAGTGGTAGAGAAAACTGTGGAGAGGAGACAAAAGAGGATGATTAAAAATAGGGAATCTGCTGCTCGGTCACGGGCGAGAAGACAG GCTTACACACAAGAACTGGAACTTAAAGTTTCGCGTTTAGAAGAGGAAAATGAAAGGCTTAGAAGACAGAAT GAGATGGAGAAGGAGGTGCTATGTGTGCCGCCACCCGAGCCTAAGAATCAGCTCCGCCGAACTAGTTCGGCATCCTTTTGA